In a genomic window of Pseudomonas oryzihabitans:
- the tmk gene encoding dTMP kinase, with translation MTGNGLFITLEGPEGAGKSTNRDYLAELLGGSGREVVLTREPGGTPLAERIREILLTPAAEPMAVDTELLLMFAARAQHLAQVVRPALARGALVLCDRFVDATYAYQGGGRGVPVERIATLEAFVLGDLQPDLTLVFDLPVEIGLARAARRGALDRFEQEQRAFFEAVRQTYLQRAQAKPERYSIIDASRTLDEVQADLRALVARLESRLGG, from the coding sequence ATGACCGGAAACGGCCTCTTCATTACCCTCGAAGGCCCCGAGGGCGCCGGCAAGAGCACCAACCGCGACTATCTCGCCGAATTGCTGGGTGGCTCCGGACGTGAGGTGGTGCTGACCCGTGAACCGGGCGGCACGCCTCTGGCGGAACGTATCCGCGAGATCCTGCTAACGCCGGCCGCCGAACCCATGGCCGTGGATACCGAATTGCTGTTGATGTTCGCGGCGCGCGCCCAGCATCTGGCCCAGGTCGTCCGGCCGGCCCTGGCGCGGGGCGCCCTGGTGCTCTGCGACCGCTTCGTCGATGCGACCTACGCCTATCAGGGCGGTGGCCGCGGCGTGCCGGTCGAGCGCATCGCCACCCTGGAAGCCTTCGTGCTGGGCGATCTGCAACCCGATCTGACCCTGGTGTTCGATCTGCCGGTGGAAATCGGCCTGGCCCGTGCCGCCCGGCGCGGTGCCCTGGACCGCTTCGAGCAGGAGCAACGGGCCTTCTTCGAGGCGGTGCGCCAGACCTATCTGCAGCGCGCCCAGGCCAAGCCTGAGCGCTACAGCATCATTGATGCCTCGCGCACCCTGGACGAGGTGCAAGCGGACCTGCGCGCGTTGGTCGCCCGGTTGGAGTCGCGCCTCGGTGGCTGA
- a CDS encoding TetR/AcrR family transcriptional regulator: protein MQKESRKVREFRRREQEILDTALQLFLSEGEDSVTVEMIAEAVGIGKGTIYKHFNSKAEIYLRLMLDYERDLAELFQSDNVARDREALSRAYFEFRMSDPQRYRLFDRLEEKVVKTRQVPELVEQLHSIRTSNFQRLTSLIEGRIDEGKLEDVPPYFHYCAAWALVHGAVALYHSPFWRDVLEDQEGFFQFLMDIGVRMGNRRKRDVETPVRS, encoded by the coding sequence ATGCAGAAAGAATCCCGCAAGGTCCGCGAGTTCCGTCGCCGTGAGCAGGAAATCCTCGACACCGCGCTGCAACTCTTCCTCTCCGAAGGAGAAGACAGCGTTACCGTCGAGATGATCGCCGAGGCGGTCGGTATCGGCAAAGGCACCATCTACAAGCATTTCAATTCGAAGGCCGAGATCTACCTGCGGCTGATGCTGGATTACGAAAGGGATCTCGCCGAGCTGTTCCAGTCGGATAACGTCGCCCGGGACCGCGAAGCCCTCTCGCGTGCCTATTTCGAATTCCGTATGAGCGATCCGCAGCGCTACCGGCTGTTCGACCGACTCGAGGAAAAGGTGGTCAAGACACGGCAGGTGCCCGAACTGGTCGAGCAGTTGCACAGCATCCGCACCTCCAACTTCCAGCGGCTGACCAGCCTGATCGAAGGCCGCATCGACGAAGGCAAGCTCGAGGACGTGCCGCCCTATTTCCATTACTGCGCGGCCTGGGCGCTGGTGCATGGAGCCGTGGCCCTTTACCATTCGCCGTTCTGGCGCGACGTGCTGGAGGATCAGGAGGGCTTCTTCCAGTTCCTCATGGATATCGGCGTCCGCATGGGCAATCGCCGCAAGCGTGACGTCGAAACGCCTGTCCGATCCTAG
- a CDS encoding PilZ domain-containing protein — MSLPQNLGPRNGILSLTIKDKSVLYAAYMPFIRNGGLFIPTGKTYKLGDEVFMLLNLMDEPDKIPVAGKVVWITPKGAQGNRAAGVGVQFNDGDNTARNKIETYLAGSLKSDRPTHTM, encoded by the coding sequence ATGAGTCTGCCGCAGAACCTGGGCCCCCGTAATGGCATCCTGTCGCTCACCATCAAGGACAAGTCGGTGCTCTACGCCGCCTACATGCCCTTCATCCGCAACGGCGGGCTGTTCATCCCGACGGGCAAGACCTACAAACTGGGCGACGAGGTCTTCATGCTGCTGAACCTGATGGACGAACCGGACAAGATCCCGGTCGCCGGCAAGGTGGTGTGGATCACGCCCAAGGGCGCCCAGGGCAATCGCGCCGCGGGCGTGGGGGTGCAGTTCAACGATGGCGACAATACCGCCCGCAACAAGATCGAAACCTATCTGGCCGGCTCGCTGAAGTCGGACCGTCCCACCCATACCATGTGA
- the pabC gene encoding aminodeoxychorismate lyase: MQDWLNGQPLGAGLQRDRGLAYGDGLFETIAVRRGQPRLLERHLQRLALGCQRLGIPCDIAQVGSEIQAYAALLGEGVAKLLLTRGDGLRGYAPPAEPEVRRLLLGSPAPAYPEANGNEGIALYPCATRLARQPLLAGLKHLNRLEQVLARAEWGGTEYAEGLMLDQDGRPIEGVFSNLFLIRDGELLTPALDHCGVAGVMRGLLLEIAARDGMRVRVSALALDELLRADEIFLCNSQYGIWPVRRYAAANWSVGPLTRKLQGSINEILE, encoded by the coding sequence ATCCAGGACTGGCTCAACGGCCAGCCGCTGGGCGCCGGGCTGCAACGTGACCGGGGCCTGGCCTATGGCGATGGGCTGTTCGAGACCATCGCCGTACGCCGCGGCCAGCCGCGCTTGCTGGAACGCCATCTGCAACGGCTGGCCCTGGGTTGCCAGCGGCTGGGTATCCCTTGCGATATCGCCCAGGTAGGTAGCGAGATCCAGGCCTATGCGGCGCTGCTGGGGGAGGGCGTGGCCAAGCTGCTGCTGACCCGCGGCGATGGCTTGCGCGGTTACGCGCCACCGGCCGAGCCCGAGGTACGCCGTCTGCTGCTGGGATCGCCAGCGCCCGCTTATCCCGAGGCCAATGGAAACGAGGGTATCGCCCTCTATCCCTGCGCGACGCGCCTGGCCCGGCAACCCCTATTGGCCGGTCTCAAGCACCTGAATCGTCTGGAGCAGGTACTGGCCCGGGCTGAATGGGGCGGTACGGAGTACGCCGAAGGCCTGATGCTCGACCAGGACGGTCGGCCAATCGAAGGGGTATTCAGCAATCTGTTTCTGATCCGCGACGGCGAGTTGCTGACCCCAGCACTCGATCACTGCGGCGTGGCCGGCGTGATGCGCGGTCTGCTCCTCGAGATCGCCGCCCGGGACGGCATGAGGGTACGGGTGTCGGCGCTGGCGTTGGATGAGCTGCTGCGGGCCGATGAGATTTTCCTCTGCAACAGCCAATACGGTATCTGGCCCGTGCGCCGGTACGCAGCCGCGAACTGGTCGGTAGGGCCGCTGACCCGTAAACTGCAAGGTTCGATAAACGAGATTCTGGAATAG
- a CDS encoding DNA polymerase III subunit delta', with translation MADVYPWQAELWARIWPRRQHPHAYLLHGPRGIGKRDLAERLAGLLLCQAPQGEAACGQCKACALLKAGTHPDYCVIQPEEAEKPIRVDQIRALVDFVTQTAQLGGRKLILLEPVEAMNLNAANALLKSLEEPSGATVLLLVSHQPSRLLPTVRSRCVQQACPVPTRAESLTWLGERLPELDEEIRTQLLVLAGGSPLAALRLHGEDVLARRAQVVEGVKRLLKRQAAPSQLAESWNAVPLPLLLDWFCEWTHGVLRQQWGGADGEAAPDMAKVLGYLAEKSALHEVLALQEWLHAERQKVLGKANLNRVLLLESLLIRWAGLVPGR, from the coding sequence GTGGCTGACGTCTATCCCTGGCAGGCAGAGCTCTGGGCGCGGATCTGGCCCCGGCGGCAGCATCCGCACGCCTATCTGCTGCACGGTCCTCGCGGGATCGGCAAACGCGATCTGGCCGAACGGCTGGCCGGGCTGCTGCTGTGCCAGGCGCCCCAGGGCGAAGCCGCCTGTGGGCAGTGCAAGGCCTGTGCGCTGCTGAAGGCGGGAACCCATCCCGATTATTGCGTGATCCAGCCGGAAGAGGCCGAGAAGCCCATTCGCGTCGACCAGATCCGCGCGTTGGTGGACTTCGTCACCCAGACCGCGCAGCTGGGTGGGCGCAAGCTGATCCTGCTGGAGCCGGTCGAGGCGATGAATCTCAACGCCGCCAACGCCCTGCTCAAGAGTCTGGAAGAGCCCTCGGGTGCTACCGTGCTGCTGTTGGTCAGTCATCAACCGAGTCGCCTGTTGCCGACCGTGCGCAGTCGTTGCGTGCAGCAGGCCTGCCCGGTGCCCACGCGGGCGGAAAGCCTCACCTGGCTGGGCGAGCGCCTGCCGGAGCTCGACGAGGAGATCCGTACCCAGTTGCTGGTGCTGGCCGGTGGCTCGCCGCTGGCGGCATTGCGCCTGCACGGCGAAGACGTGCTCGCCCGGCGGGCCCAGGTGGTGGAGGGAGTGAAACGCCTGCTCAAGCGCCAGGCAGCGCCCAGCCAACTGGCTGAGAGCTGGAACGCCGTGCCCTTGCCGCTGTTGCTCGACTGGTTCTGCGAATGGACCCATGGCGTGTTGCGTCAGCAGTGGGGCGGCGCCGACGGGGAAGCCGCGCCGGACATGGCCAAGGTGCTGGGTTATCTGGCCGAGAAAAGCGCGCTACACGAGGTTCTGGCCCTGCAGGAATGGCTGCATGCCGAGCGGCAGAAGGTGCTGGGCAAAGCCAACCTCAACCGCGTATTGTTGCTGGAATCGCTGTTGATCCGCTGGGCCGGCCTGGTGCCCGGACGCTAG
- a CDS encoding GTP 3',8-cyclase MoaA, protein MIVDRQGRAFRNLRISLTAACNYACTYCVPNGKRLVAAQDELSAETMARGVEYLIDAAGIERLRITGGEPLVTPRLEPFLARVAQLGLKDISLTTNGQLLSRKLEFLIDHGIRRLNVSLDTLDAEAFPRLARGGDLATVLAGLEEARAAGLKIKLNMVPLRGQNLDQVLPLLDYCLERGFELRFIELMRMGHLAKDPVSFNNQLVPLAELLEIIGSRHAYVQADAPVDSTALRYRVEGGGHFGIIANESVPFCRTCSRLRLSSTGWLHGCLSSSNRHYVGDLLDKPRHLALPALQRLLVKALGDKQDLAFSGGVTVMKIIGG, encoded by the coding sequence ATGATCGTCGACCGCCAGGGTAGGGCGTTTCGCAACTTGCGGATCAGCCTCACGGCGGCCTGCAACTATGCCTGTACGTATTGTGTGCCCAATGGCAAGCGACTCGTGGCTGCGCAGGACGAACTCAGTGCCGAGACCATGGCGCGTGGGGTGGAATACCTGATCGATGCCGCCGGCATCGAGCGGCTGCGCATCACCGGGGGCGAGCCCCTGGTCACGCCGCGGCTGGAGCCGTTCCTCGCACGCGTGGCGCAGCTCGGCCTCAAGGACATCAGCCTGACCACCAATGGCCAGCTGCTGTCGCGCAAACTCGAATTCCTCATCGATCACGGCATCCGTCGGCTGAACGTGTCTCTCGACACCCTCGATGCCGAGGCCTTTCCGCGCCTGGCGCGCGGTGGCGATCTGGCCACGGTGCTGGCCGGTCTCGAAGAGGCACGCGCGGCCGGACTGAAGATCAAGCTCAACATGGTGCCCCTGCGCGGCCAGAATCTCGACCAGGTGCTGCCGCTGCTGGACTACTGCCTGGAGCGCGGCTTCGAACTCAGGTTCATCGAACTGATGCGCATGGGCCATCTGGCCAAGGACCCGGTGAGTTTCAACAACCAGCTGGTGCCCCTGGCCGAGTTGCTGGAGATCATCGGGTCGCGCCATGCCTACGTGCAGGCCGATGCGCCGGTGGATTCCACCGCCCTGCGCTACCGGGTGGAGGGGGGCGGTCACTTCGGCATCATCGCCAACGAGAGCGTGCCCTTCTGCCGGACGTGCTCGCGCCTGCGGCTATCGTCCACCGGCTGGCTGCATGGCTGCCTGTCTTCGAGCAATCGCCACTATGTCGGCGATCTGCTGGACAAGCCGCGTCATCTGGCCTTGCCTGCTCTGCAGCGGCTGCTGGTCAAGGCGCTGGGCGACAAGCAAGACCTCGCCTTCTCCGGTGGCGTGACGGTGATGAAGATCATCGGCGGTTGA
- the acpP gene encoding acyl carrier protein, which yields MSTIEERVKKIVAEQLGVKEEEVTNSASFVEDLGADSLDTVELVMALEEEFETEIPDEQAEKITTVQEAIDYIVAHQQ from the coding sequence ATGAGCACCATCGAAGAACGCGTTAAGAAGATCGTCGCTGAGCAGCTCGGCGTGAAGGAAGAGGAAGTTACCAACAGCGCTTCCTTCGTCGAGGATCTGGGCGCCGACTCCCTTGACACCGTCGAACTGGTGATGGCTCTGGAAGAGGAATTCGAGACCGAAATCCCGGACGAGCAGGCTGAGAAGATCACCACCGTCCAGGAAGCTATCGACTACATCGTTGCTCACCAGCAATAA
- the fabF gene encoding beta-ketoacyl-ACP synthase II produces MSRRRVVITGMGMVSPLGADVASSWEGILAGRSGIAPIEHMDVSAFSTRIGGSVKGFDVEQYLSAKEARKLDLFIQYGLAASFQAMRDSGLEINDGNRERVGVAMGSGIGGLTNIEANCQSLLAQGPRRISPFFVPGSIINMVSGFLSIHLGLQGPNYAIATACTTATHCIGMAARNIAYGEADAMVAGGSEMATSGLGLGGFGAARALSTRNDDPTRASRPWDRDRDGFVLSDGAGALVLEEYEHAKARGARIYAELIGFGMSADAFHMTAPPEDGAGAARCMKATLKDAGIAPEAVDYVNAHGTSTPAGDLAEVAALKQVFGEQAKRLSVSSTKSMTGHLLGAAGAVEAIFTVLALRDQVAPPTINLDNPGDGCDLDFVPHEARQRPIEVALSNSFGFGGTNGSLVFRRVDA; encoded by the coding sequence GTGTCGCGTAGACGTGTCGTGATCACGGGTATGGGCATGGTATCGCCGCTTGGCGCGGACGTAGCCAGCAGCTGGGAGGGCATCCTTGCCGGCCGCAGTGGCATTGCGCCGATCGAGCATATGGACGTCTCTGCCTTCAGCACGCGGATCGGCGGATCGGTCAAGGGATTCGATGTGGAGCAGTACCTGTCCGCGAAGGAAGCCCGCAAGCTGGATCTGTTCATCCAATACGGTCTCGCTGCCAGCTTCCAGGCCATGCGTGACAGCGGTCTCGAGATCAACGATGGCAATCGCGAGCGCGTGGGTGTCGCCATGGGTTCCGGCATCGGTGGACTGACCAATATCGAGGCGAATTGCCAGTCGCTGCTCGCCCAGGGTCCACGCCGTATTTCCCCCTTTTTCGTACCGGGCTCCATCATCAACATGGTGTCCGGCTTCCTGTCGATCCACCTGGGTCTGCAGGGTCCCAACTATGCCATCGCCACCGCCTGTACCACGGCGACGCACTGCATCGGCATGGCGGCACGCAACATCGCCTACGGTGAGGCCGATGCCATGGTCGCCGGCGGTTCGGAGATGGCGACCTCGGGTTTGGGTCTGGGCGGCTTCGGCGCGGCGCGTGCCCTGTCGACCCGCAATGACGATCCGACCCGTGCCAGCCGCCCCTGGGATCGCGACCGTGACGGCTTCGTGCTGTCCGATGGCGCCGGCGCCCTGGTGCTGGAAGAGTACGAGCACGCCAAGGCGCGGGGCGCCCGCATCTATGCCGAGCTGATCGGTTTCGGCATGAGCGCGGACGCCTTCCATATGACTGCACCGCCGGAAGACGGCGCGGGTGCCGCGCGCTGCATGAAGGCGACCCTCAAGGACGCCGGTATCGCGCCGGAGGCGGTCGACTACGTCAATGCCCACGGCACCTCCACGCCGGCCGGCGACCTGGCCGAAGTGGCGGCCCTGAAGCAGGTGTTCGGCGAGCAGGCCAAGCGCCTGAGCGTCAGTTCCACCAAGTCCATGACCGGTCACCTGTTAGGTGCCGCCGGCGCGGTGGAGGCCATCTTCACGGTGCTGGCGCTGCGTGACCAGGTGGCTCCGCCCACCATCAATCTGGACAATCCCGGCGACGGCTGCGATCTGGACTTCGTGCCCCACGAGGCGCGGCAGCGGCCCATCGAAGTGGCCCTGTCCAATTCGTTCGGCTTCGGTGGCACCAACGGCAGCCTGGTGTTCCGGCGCGTCGACGCTTGA
- the mltG gene encoding endolytic transglycosylase MltG: MRKARALLTALLAAGGLLLVMAGWRQHQALIQPLKVDGEQLFEIDKGATPGGSLVRLQDEGVLDGAFWLRLYWRFNLAGQTLHSGEYRLTPGMTVQDLLTLWRKGEVVQYNLTLVEGWNFRQVRAALARQPKLEHDTEGLDDAALMKRLGLDGEYPEGRFFPDTYRYVKGQRESELLRQANQRLQAVLDQEWQERDPTVPYKDPYQALIMASLVEKETGVPEERDEIAGVFVRRLAAGMLLQTDPTVIYGMGERYTGRITRADLREPSPYNTYLNPGLPPTPIAMPGREAIHAALHPKDGDSLYFVARGDGSHVFSKDLEAHNQAVREFQLKRRADYRSSPAPQAPETKDTP; the protein is encoded by the coding sequence ATGCGCAAGGCGAGAGCTCTGCTGACGGCGCTGCTGGCAGCCGGTGGCCTGCTGCTGGTCATGGCTGGCTGGCGCCAGCACCAGGCGCTGATCCAGCCGCTGAAGGTCGATGGCGAGCAACTGTTCGAGATCGACAAGGGCGCCACCCCAGGTGGCAGTCTGGTGCGTCTGCAGGACGAGGGTGTGCTGGATGGCGCCTTCTGGCTGCGGCTGTATTGGCGCTTCAACCTGGCCGGGCAGACGCTGCACAGCGGTGAATATCGCCTGACGCCGGGCATGACCGTGCAGGACTTGTTAACGCTGTGGCGCAAGGGCGAAGTCGTGCAATACAACCTGACCCTGGTGGAGGGCTGGAACTTCCGTCAGGTCCGGGCCGCCCTGGCACGGCAACCCAAGCTGGAGCATGACACCGAAGGTCTCGACGATGCCGCCCTGATGAAGCGCCTAGGCTTGGACGGCGAATACCCCGAGGGTCGCTTCTTTCCCGACACTTATCGCTATGTGAAGGGCCAGCGCGAGTCGGAGCTGCTACGCCAGGCCAACCAGCGCCTGCAGGCCGTGCTCGACCAGGAATGGCAGGAGCGCGATCCCACCGTCCCCTACAAGGACCCCTACCAGGCGCTGATCATGGCGTCGCTGGTGGAGAAGGAGACCGGTGTACCCGAGGAGCGTGACGAGATCGCCGGGGTGTTCGTGCGACGCCTGGCCGCCGGCATGCTGCTGCAGACCGATCCCACGGTGATCTACGGCATGGGCGAGCGCTATACCGGGCGCATCACCCGTGCGGATCTGCGTGAGCCTTCGCCCTATAACACCTATCTCAACCCGGGGCTGCCGCCCACGCCGATCGCCATGCCGGGACGCGAGGCCATCCATGCGGCCCTGCATCCCAAGGACGGCGACAGCCTGTACTTCGTCGCCCGCGGCGACGGCAGCCACGTCTTCTCCAAGGATCTCGAGGCGCACAACCAGGCGGTGCGGGAGTTCCAACTCAAGCGGCGCGCCGACTATCGCTCGAGTCCTGCGCCGCAGGCACCCGAAACCAAGGACACACCATGA
- the fabD gene encoding ACP S-malonyltransferase, giving the protein MSASLAFVFPGQGSQALGMLGELATHHALIGETFAEASAVLGYDLWTLTQQGPQESLNQTDRTQPAILTASIALWRLWLAEGGAKPAYVAGHSLGEYSALVAAGSLPFAEAVRLVARRGELMQQAVPAGQGGMAAILGLEDAQVLAACAEAAQGDVVSAVNFNAPGQVVIAGSAAAVERAIEACKALGAKRAVALPVSVPSHCELMRPAAERFAEDVRGCTWSAPSIPVVQNVNAGVNTDLDSLQQDLLAQLYSPVRWVESVQYLAAQGVTHLVECGPGKVLAGLNKRCVKGVETLSLDTPDAFAAARAAF; this is encoded by the coding sequence ATGTCTGCCTCTCTCGCTTTCGTCTTTCCCGGCCAGGGTTCCCAAGCCTTGGGCATGCTGGGTGAGCTGGCCACGCACCATGCGCTGATCGGCGAAACCTTCGCGGAAGCCTCCGCCGTTCTCGGCTACGACCTCTGGACGTTGACCCAGCAGGGTCCGCAGGAGTCGCTCAACCAGACCGACCGTACCCAGCCCGCCATCCTGACCGCGTCCATCGCGCTGTGGCGTCTGTGGCTCGCCGAAGGGGGCGCCAAGCCCGCCTATGTCGCCGGCCATAGCCTGGGCGAGTACTCGGCGCTGGTGGCCGCCGGCAGCCTACCGTTCGCCGAAGCCGTGCGTCTGGTGGCTCGCCGTGGCGAGCTGATGCAGCAGGCCGTGCCGGCCGGGCAGGGCGGTATGGCCGCCATCCTCGGTCTGGAAGATGCCCAGGTGCTGGCTGCCTGCGCCGAAGCTGCCCAGGGTGACGTCGTGAGTGCGGTCAATTTCAACGCCCCGGGCCAGGTGGTCATCGCCGGTTCCGCCGCCGCCGTGGAGCGCGCCATCGAGGCCTGCAAGGCCCTGGGTGCCAAGCGCGCCGTGGCCCTGCCGGTGAGCGTGCCTTCGCACTGCGAGCTGATGCGTCCGGCGGCCGAACGCTTCGCCGAAGACGTCCGTGGCTGCACCTGGAGCGCGCCGTCGATTCCCGTGGTACAGAACGTCAATGCCGGCGTGAACACCGATCTGGACAGCTTGCAGCAGGATCTGCTGGCCCAGCTGTACAGCCCGGTACGCTGGGTCGAGTCCGTGCAGTACCTGGCGGCCCAGGGCGTCACCCACCTGGTGGAGTGCGGCCCGGGCAAGGTACTGGCCGGTCTGAACAAGAGATGCGTCAAGGGCGTGGAAACCCTGTCCCTGGACACCCCCGACGCCTTCGCCGCCGCCCGTGCGGCTTTTTGA
- the fabG gene encoding 3-oxoacyl-ACP reductase FabG, whose amino-acid sequence MSLQGKVALVTGATRGIGQAIALELGRLGATVIGTATSEAGAQRIAESLKANGIEGTGLVLNVSDNASVAAALEQVQAQFGAPSILVNNAGITRDNLMLRMKDDEWFDVIDTNLNSLFRLSKAVLKGMTKGRWGRIVSIGSVVGAMGNAGQANYAAAKAGLEGFTRALAREVGSRNITVNAVAPGFIDTDMTRELPEAQRAALLTQIPAGRLGQADEIAKVVGFLAGEGAAYVTGATIPVNGGMYMS is encoded by the coding sequence ATGAGTCTGCAAGGTAAGGTCGCCCTGGTCACGGGCGCCACGCGTGGTATTGGCCAAGCCATCGCCCTGGAACTGGGTCGGCTGGGCGCCACCGTGATCGGCACCGCGACCAGCGAGGCGGGCGCCCAGCGCATCGCCGAGTCGCTCAAGGCCAACGGCATCGAAGGCACCGGCCTGGTGCTCAACGTCTCCGACAACGCCTCCGTCGCGGCCGCCCTCGAGCAGGTCCAGGCGCAATTCGGCGCCCCGTCGATCCTGGTCAACAACGCCGGCATCACCCGCGACAACCTGATGCTGCGGATGAAGGACGATGAGTGGTTCGACGTGATCGATACCAACCTCAACAGCCTGTTCCGACTGTCCAAGGCCGTGCTCAAGGGCATGACCAAGGGCCGCTGGGGCCGCATCGTCAGCATCGGCTCGGTGGTCGGCGCCATGGGTAACGCTGGGCAGGCCAACTACGCCGCCGCCAAGGCCGGTCTCGAAGGCTTCACCCGGGCCCTGGCCCGCGAGGTGGGTTCGCGCAACATCACCGTCAACGCGGTAGCCCCCGGCTTCATCGACACCGACATGACCCGTGAACTGCCGGAGGCCCAACGCGCAGCGCTGCTGACCCAGATCCCGGCCGGTCGCCTCGGGCAAGCCGATGAAATCGCCAAGGTGGTAGGCTTCCTGGCGGGTGAGGGCGCGGCCTATGTGACCGGCGCCACGATCCCCGTGAACGGCGGAATGTACATGAGCTGA
- a CDS encoding TatD family hydrolase has translation MHFVDSHCHLDRLDLSLHDGSLDAALDAARARGVSQFLCIGVDAGNAPTVQALAERYADVHCAVGIHPLDAAQGSAIDLDWLLERLAHPRVAAIGETGLDYHYQPDTAEIQQRSFALHLEAARRTGLPLVIHTREARADTLAMLAAAELPGAGVLHCFTEDWATAKAALDLGFYISFSGILTFRNAADLREVARQVPADRLLVETDSPYLAPVPHRGKANLPQFVVEVAQCLADVRGVSLETLAEQTTTNFRRLFPRAVL, from the coding sequence GTGCACTTCGTCGACTCCCACTGTCACCTGGATCGACTCGATCTTTCCCTGCATGATGGCTCCCTGGACGCAGCGCTGGACGCCGCGCGCGCGCGAGGCGTCAGCCAGTTCCTCTGTATCGGCGTCGATGCCGGCAACGCGCCCACGGTGCAGGCCCTGGCCGAGCGCTATGCGGACGTTCACTGCGCGGTGGGCATCCATCCGCTGGATGCCGCCCAGGGCAGCGCCATCGATCTCGATTGGCTGCTGGAGCGGCTGGCCCATCCCCGTGTTGCGGCCATCGGCGAGACCGGACTGGATTACCACTACCAGCCGGATACCGCCGAAATCCAGCAGCGCTCCTTCGCCCTGCATCTGGAAGCTGCCCGGCGTACTGGGTTGCCGCTGGTGATCCATACCCGTGAGGCGCGGGCGGATACCCTGGCCATGCTGGCCGCCGCCGAGCTGCCGGGCGCCGGAGTGTTGCACTGCTTCACCGAGGACTGGGCGACGGCCAAGGCGGCCCTGGATCTGGGCTTCTACATTTCCTTTTCCGGCATCCTGACCTTCCGTAACGCCGCCGATTTGCGCGAGGTGGCGCGCCAGGTGCCGGCTGATCGCCTGTTGGTGGAAACGGATTCGCCTTATCTCGCGCCCGTGCCCCATAGAGGCAAGGCCAACCTGCCGCAATTCGTGGTGGAGGTCGCTCAGTGCCTGGCCGATGTCCGTGGTGTCAGCCTCGAAACCCTCGCCGAGCAGACGACGACCAACTTCCGCCGACTGTTTCCTCGCGCCGTCCTTTGA
- a CDS encoding aminotransferase class V-fold PLP-dependent enzyme, which yields MSSWKHEFPQAYAMRYLNHAAVAPWPKRAAQAVTEFAAENCQYGARNYPTWLGLEQRLRERLMRLLNAPASSDIALVKNTSEALSFVAFGLDWQSGDQVVISDEEFPSNRVVWEALSRFGVEVVEVTLGETPEANLLAACGPRTRLMAISAVQYASGLRLDLPALGQGCEAKSVLLCVDAIQQLGALPFDVQACNCAFAMADGHKWMLGPEGLGVFYCRADLREQLKLHEYGWHMLDNAGDYSQREWQPAKTAMRFECGSPNMLGAVALEASLSLLEDAGMAQVGQDLLARVELLDSQIRQLPGAVLHSPLDPQRRSGILTFSLEGWDNRQLFERLKTADVICAQRGPGIRLSPHFYTSEHVLEQTLDLIRALARF from the coding sequence ATGTCTTCCTGGAAGCACGAATTCCCTCAGGCCTACGCCATGCGCTATCTCAACCATGCGGCGGTAGCTCCCTGGCCCAAACGCGCCGCGCAGGCCGTCACCGAATTCGCCGCCGAGAACTGCCAGTACGGTGCGCGCAACTACCCGACCTGGCTGGGCCTGGAGCAGCGGCTGCGCGAGCGCCTGATGCGTCTGCTCAACGCCCCGGCGAGCAGCGACATCGCCTTGGTCAAGAACACCTCCGAGGCCCTGTCCTTCGTCGCCTTCGGCCTGGATTGGCAGAGCGGTGACCAGGTGGTGATCAGCGACGAGGAGTTCCCGTCCAATCGAGTGGTCTGGGAGGCACTGTCGCGTTTTGGCGTCGAGGTGGTGGAAGTGACCCTCGGGGAGACGCCCGAGGCCAACCTGCTGGCCGCCTGTGGTCCTCGTACCCGGCTGATGGCCATCAGCGCCGTGCAGTACGCCAGCGGCCTGCGTCTCGACCTGCCCGCCCTGGGCCAGGGGTGCGAGGCCAAGAGCGTGCTGCTGTGCGTCGACGCCATCCAGCAACTGGGCGCCCTGCCCTTCGATGTGCAGGCCTGCAACTGCGCCTTCGCCATGGCCGACGGTCACAAGTGGATGCTCGGCCCGGAAGGCCTGGGGGTCTTCTACTGCCGCGCCGATCTGCGCGAGCAACTTAAGCTCCACGAATACGGCTGGCATATGCTGGACAACGCCGGTGACTACAGCCAGCGAGAGTGGCAACCGGCGAAGACGGCCATGCGTTTCGAATGTGGCAGTCCGAACATGCTCGGCGCTGTGGCCCTGGAGGCCAGCCTGTCGCTGCTGGAGGATGCTGGCATGGCCCAGGTGGGCCAGGACCTACTGGCGCGGGTCGAACTGCTGGACAGCCAGATCCGCCAGCTGCCCGGTGCCGTCCTGCATTCGCCGCTCGATCCGCAGCGTCGCTCCGGCATCCTCACCTTCTCGCTCGAAGGCTGGGACAACCGCCAGCTGTTCGAGCGCCTCAAGACCGCCGATGTCATCTGCGCCCAGCGTGGACCGGGCATTCGGCTGTCACCGCACTTCTATACCAGCGAGCACGTGCTGGAGCAGACCCTGGACCTGATCCGGGCGCTGGCGCGCTTCTAA